The DNA window aaattgaaatgataACAAGGGAACAGTGTGGCCAAGCTAAAACTGAAAACTCAAACAAGTGTTGCTTAACCgaaattaaagtaaaaaataatattaaactgatatattttattaatatttgtattttgaaaataatatttaaatatatttaaaggaTACAAAAATGACTTTATTAAAAAGATGATAATTGTAAACAATGTTGAAACCATTTAGATAATAATAACACAGTTTTAGACAAACTTGTAAAATTAGAATGCAACTCAAATTAAGTACAATATAAATTaaagataaatcaaattaagtataatatatttaataaaattccctgaaaaaaacaacaaattaaaaattaatttttaaatacatttaagcctattttaatagtatttttccTGCGTTCAAGTATTTTTAGCCGCCTCGCATACGGCCACTCTGCATTTAACTTGCTTGTCATCGCATTCGGCAACTCACAAACAACTTGTAATTTTCGTTGAAAAACCCGAAAGTATaagtataattttaatatggAGACTCTACTGGGTATTAAGGGACCCGACTTCGTTATGCTGGCGGCGGACACCACCCACGCTCGCTCCATTATCGTAATGAAAGAGGGTAAGCCAAACGGTGCTCATTTTCTTGGCGGCTACGGTCTCATTTCATGACTCTCGTTGGTTCCCTTTGCAgatcaaaacaaaatccaCAAGGTTTCGGATAATCTGCTTATTTCTACCGTGGGCGAATCGGGCGACACGGAGCAGTTCACCGAGTTTGTTTCGAAGAACATAGCCCTGTACAAGATGCGCAATGGCTACGATTTGAGTCCACATGCGTCGGCGCATTTCACGCGCAAGAATTTGGCCGAATATCTTCGCAGTCGTACGCCCTACCAAGTCTTCATGTTTGTAGCCGGGTAAGGATCTTAATATCAGTCAATCCATTTGCTTTCCGTGCCTTATGTGTTTCTTTCCCCAAAGATACGATCCCAACGAGGGTCCGGAACTCACATTCATCGACTATCTGGCCAATGCACTGCCCGTGAATTACGCCGGTCATGGCTATGGTGCGATCTTTGCGTCCAGCATCTACGATCGCTACTGGCACCCCAACATAACCCAGGCGGAAGCCTACGATGTCTTCAAGAAGTGCATTGCCGAGATCCAGAAGCGCTTGGTCGTCAACCTCAAGAACTTTACTGTTGCCGTGGTGGACAAGGATGGTGTGCGGGACTTAGAGCCAATTAGCGCTGCAAGCCTGGCCGCTTAATTAGGTTTTGATTgaagcattaaaaatgcacagttttgtaataaaatgCGTCTGGATTTTTGGCTAATTTAATACATAAAGGTGGTTTGCAGATCAGTTTAGTCCATTACTTTTGGTTTTGCCATTATTTCGGTAAAGTTAATGGTAAGGATAACCATTCAATAATATCCATGTTATTAGACCAATCGTATTATGGagtaaaaatgaatttattttaaaaacttatttaaatagaTGAATCTAGTTTTAGTATGTTCGTGGTATTTCTATATCCATAGTATTTTCCAAAGCGCTAGTAGCAGTCACACTAAAAGTTgttacacaaaataaatagtatttttaaCACAATATGAGCTTGGAACAACAACCAGCCGTGGATCCCCACAATCCCCATGGACTTGGTGAGCCTTTTAAGTAACCCTACCTAATCAGCACACTAACTGACACTCCCCTTTCCAGGTGATCCAAATGATACCAGGTTGCGCAAGGTGGAGCGCGAAGTGCTGATACCCAAGATAATGCGGGATCGTGCCAAGTCGGAGTTCTGCTCGAAGGAAGTGGCCGACTTCCAGGAGTGTTGCAAGGCCAGCAGTATACTGATGGTGGCCACCTGCCGGAAGCAAAACTCAGCCCTCAAGGAATGCCTCACCCAGTGGTATCAAAACGAAGCCTTCAAGGAGGAATGCAAGCAGATATATTTACAGG is part of the Drosophila yakuba strain Tai18E2 chromosome 2R, Prin_Dyak_Tai18E2_2.1, whole genome shotgun sequence genome and encodes:
- the LOC6529524 gene encoding probable proteasome subunit beta type-2 — translated: METLLGIKGPDFVMLAADTTHARSIIVMKEDQNKIHKVSDNLLISTVGESGDTEQFTEFVSKNIALYKMRNGYDLSPHASAHFTRKNLAEYLRSRTPYQVFMFVAGYDPNEGPELTFIDYLANALPVNYAGHGYGAIFASSIYDRYWHPNITQAEAYDVFKKCIAEIQKRLVVNLKNFTVAVVDKDGVRDLEPISAASLAA
- the LOC6529525 gene encoding COX assembly mitochondrial protein homolog, with product MSLEQQPAVDPHNPHGLGDPNDTRLRKVEREVLIPKIMRDRAKSEFCSKEVADFQECCKASSILMVATCRKQNSALKECLTQWYQNEAFKEECKQIYLQERADYRSTGIPKKHRLEKL